From one Henriciella marina DSM 19595 genomic stretch:
- a CDS encoding anthranilate synthase component I family protein gives MDSNRTKVLTRTPLTWRDPVAAFAPLLDTPFALLLNGGGGRWSYICANPVRTLLVPATRDASDLETARQALRAVPFARPDNAPPFCGGWAGLLSYEYGRALLPKLGNGAPRGPWPDIALGLYHELIAFDHETQTVEHLYWDWPDAPNPKLVDLLSETPIAQRSPGPLAPSPAARLSREDYKSRLARTVDYVHAGDCFQANISQRFDIELNAGAYPYDLATRLAASSRAPFSAYFRLPGLALVSNSPERFLQIAPQSDGSLKAVTQPIKGTRPRGSTPEEDKALADALLSSPKDLAENLMIVDLMRNDLSRVSTPGSVNVPRLQALETYANVHHLVSTIEATLAPGRDAFDVIEAAFPGGSVTGAPKIRAMQIIEELEDEARGPYCGSLVWMTPDGAMDSSILIRTAAFEETASGTWKGHFRSGGGIVADSVPHEEYVETLDKARAIRAALEQE, from the coding sequence GTGGACTCTAATCGCACCAAGGTGCTGACCCGAACCCCTCTGACCTGGCGCGACCCGGTGGCGGCCTTTGCGCCGCTTCTCGACACGCCCTTTGCCCTGCTGCTGAATGGTGGCGGCGGGCGGTGGAGCTATATCTGCGCCAACCCGGTACGCACACTGCTTGTCCCGGCAACCCGCGACGCAAGCGATCTTGAAACCGCAAGGCAGGCCCTTCGCGCCGTCCCGTTTGCGCGACCAGACAATGCCCCGCCCTTCTGCGGCGGCTGGGCCGGTCTTCTATCCTATGAATATGGACGGGCCCTCCTGCCGAAGCTTGGAAACGGCGCGCCGCGCGGGCCGTGGCCGGATATCGCCCTCGGTCTTTATCACGAACTCATTGCGTTTGATCATGAGACCCAGACAGTTGAGCACCTCTACTGGGACTGGCCGGATGCCCCGAACCCAAAACTGGTCGACCTTCTGTCCGAGACCCCTATCGCCCAGCGATCGCCGGGCCCACTCGCCCCGTCTCCTGCTGCGCGCCTCAGCCGCGAGGACTACAAGTCCCGTCTCGCCCGCACTGTCGATTACGTCCACGCAGGCGACTGTTTCCAAGCCAATATCTCGCAGCGTTTCGATATTGAACTCAACGCTGGCGCTTATCCTTACGATCTCGCCACCCGGCTTGCCGCCTCCAGCCGCGCGCCCTTCTCTGCCTATTTCCGCCTGCCCGGTCTTGCGCTGGTGTCGAATTCGCCAGAGCGCTTCCTTCAGATCGCCCCTCAATCGGATGGCTCCCTGAAAGCGGTGACCCAGCCGATAAAGGGCACCCGCCCGCGCGGCAGCACGCCCGAGGAGGACAAGGCGCTGGCAGATGCGCTCCTCTCCTCGCCCAAAGATCTCGCTGAGAACCTCATGATCGTCGATCTCATGCGTAACGACCTGTCACGCGTCTCGACCCCCGGCAGCGTGAACGTCCCCCGGCTTCAGGCGCTGGAGACCTATGCCAATGTCCACCACCTCGTCTCGACCATAGAAGCGACCCTCGCGCCCGGCCGCGACGCGTTCGACGTCATCGAAGCCGCTTTTCCCGGCGGGTCGGTGACAGGCGCGCCAAAGATCCGCGCCATGCAGATCATCGAAGAGCTGGAAGACGAGGCGCGCGGGCCCTATTGCGGCTCGCTCGTCTGGATGACACCGGACGGCGCGATGGATTCGTCTATCCTGATCCGCACCGCCGCCTTCGAAGAGACCGCCTCCGGCACCTGGAAAGGTCATTTCCGGTCCGGCGGCGGCATTGTTGCGGACTCAGTGCCGCATGAGGAGTATGTTGAAACCCTCGACAAGGCGCGCGCCATACGCGCCGCGCTTGAGCAGGAGTAG
- a CDS encoding DUF2147 domain-containing protein: MKSILVCMAFAFTAAPAIAQDVTGLWDTGTNGAQVEIAPCGAAMCGTLMTSNAIKASPSAKDVENKDEDLRSRPLRGLTMLSGFSGGPDKWTGGKLYNPADGKTYSGTMMLISADTLELQGCVIRPLCRTSTWTRVR; this comes from the coding sequence ATGAAGTCGATACTTGTTTGCATGGCTTTTGCCTTCACTGCCGCGCCTGCCATCGCGCAGGATGTCACCGGTCTGTGGGATACTGGGACGAATGGCGCGCAAGTCGAGATCGCGCCCTGCGGCGCAGCGATGTGCGGAACGCTGATGACATCGAACGCCATCAAGGCGTCGCCGTCGGCAAAGGATGTCGAGAATAAGGATGAAGACCTGCGCAGCCGACCGCTGAGGGGCCTGACCATGCTGTCGGGGTTTTCGGGCGGTCCGGACAAATGGACCGGTGGCAAGCTCTATAATCCGGCGGACGGCAAGACCTATTCGGGAACCATGATGCTGATATCTGCTGATACGCTGGAGCTGCAGGGCTGTGTCATCCGTCCGCTCTGCCGCACATCGACCTGGACCCGCGTCCGCTAG